Genomic DNA from Chlorocebus sabaeus isolate Y175 chromosome 6, mChlSab1.0.hap1, whole genome shotgun sequence:
AGAAAGTTGACAAAAGTTGTCCttcaaatttagaatattttataccagaaaaaaaaagaaattgtacagCAATTAAAAGGCAATCATACCAAGGCCTGCATAGAAATCACAAATCATGATCAATCTAGGATTGACTAAGAAAATTTCTGTCAACGTACATCTGGCACTTTAAAAGTGTTACCGTAAATCTTGCCTTAATACTGTTGAGAACACTTAATTGTAAAATATGCAGTGGCCTGTCATTGCAAAATTAACCAAACCTTTTCAGTCTATACTGtgagaaaaactacaaaagatgGTTAAATTTATACCGTATAAAGCAATGAACATTTGATAGAGCCACAAATAATAATCCAACTTAAGAACACAGGATGGGGGGAAGTCAGGAGCCAAgtgcaataaaataatattcaatgaatattataaatctgatcaagaaaaaaattaaaaggaaaaaataataacattcaaAATATTGCTATGGATTGCAGTACTGAGTTTACTCTGCATTTCAACTCATGTTTCCCAGAATTATTTTTTGCAGGCTTTCCTTTTTGGATACATAAAATTGTATCCAAATCCATACATATGTTTTATCCTTTCATTGATTTGACAAACAAGTACTGAACACATACCAAGTGCTAATCAATGTTAAGGCTGTGACGATTTAGCAGTAAAGAAAGACACATGTAGCTTACATTCTAGCAGACGTCAATTTTGGCATGTCCACCGTTAGAGTTCAGCAAATTCATGAACTCTTACTCTTTCTAAGGCCTGTCTCCTGAATGATAGCTGTAATTATCAAACTTCTGAATGAAGCTTTATTGCACCATTTACAAGGATTCTCCACTATGGTGGTCCTGAGACTACTGGGGCAGTTATGGCTGAAGCACTGATGTTATCTTAAACAAAGGTTTTACCTCTTCCAAGAATAGGTGAAATTTATCATCAGCATGGATTCAGAGATAAAGTACTCAAAGggaagtgcttactatgtgcctcatattttaatgtttctctcCTTTGTGAACTTTCAGATGAGATTGCATTCATGAAGACTGAGTGAAGACTTTATCGCACCATCACATCACTAAGGTTTTTCTCCAACATGAACATTCTGATGAAGCTGAAGACTTGAGGCCCGACTAAAGCACATATCACACTCCCGACACTTCCATGTTTTCTCTCCCACGTGGACCCTCTGATGCACCTCAAGATTCAAGCGCCTGTTGTAGCCCTTCCCACAGTCATCACATTTGTATGGCTTTTCTACACTGTGAACTTTTTCTTGTACTTTAGAGAATGAATTCCATACAATGTTCTTCCCATGCTCCTCACATTTGAGAGGTGTTTCCCTGCTGTGGCGTCTCTGATGGGTCAGACGAGTTGAGGACCATCTGAAGCCCTTCCCACACTCATCACATTTGTATGGCTTTTCTCCAGTGTGCACTCTTTGATGAGAATGAAGCTGTGAATTCTGAGTAAATCTTTTCCCACACTCTTCACATTTGAATGGTTTTTCTCCACTGTGCAGTCTCTGATGTTTCAAAAGACATGAGGCCCAGCCAAAACtcttcccacattctttacaaTTATATGGTCTCTCTCCTGTGTGGACCTTCTGGTGCATATCAAGATTAAACTTACTATTGTAGCCCTTTCCACACTTCTCACATTTGTATGGCTTTTCTCCAGTGTGGACTCTTTGATGGGAATGAAGATGTGAATTTTGAGTAAACCTCTTCCCACACTCTTCACATTGGAATGGTTTTTCTCCACTGTGGAGTCTCTCATGTTTCAAAAGGCATGGGGCCCGACTAAAGctcttcccacattccttacaatTATACAGTTTCTCTCCTGTATGGACGCGCTGGTGAAAGTCAAGATCCAACCTCCTTTTGTAGCCCTTCCCACACTCCACACATTTGTATGGTTTTTCTCCACTATGGGATCTCTGGTGGGAATAACATTGTGAATTTGTGTAAAATCCTttcccacattcttcacatttgaatGGTTTTTCTCCACTGTGGACTCGCTGATGTTTCAAAAGGCACGAGGCCCATCTGAAATTCTTCCCGCAATCTTTACAATTATATGGCTTCTCTCCCGTGTGAACCATATGATGTGTATAAAGATCTCGCCTGCAAATAAAGCCTTTTCCACACTCCtcacatttgtatggtttctctcctgtgtggatCATGCGATGACTATTAAGTGCTGATCTCTGACGAAAGCTCCTACCACACGTATCACATCGGAATGGTTTCTCTCCCGTGTGAACCATGGAATGCCTATTAAGTCTTGATCTACCACAGAAGCTCTTACCACATATATCACATTTGAATGGCTTATCCCCAGTATGGATTCTCTGATGTTCTTGAAGCTGGGAATCGTGAatgaaggccttcccacattcctCACAATTataaggtttctctcctgtgtgtaATTTATGATGAACATTAAGCGCTGATCTACGACTGAAGCCTTTCCCACATTCCACACATTTgaatggtttctctccagtgtggacTCTCTGATGAGTTTGCAGATGTGAGCTCTGACTGAATTCCttaccacacacatcacacttGTAGCGTTTCTCTCCCATGTGGACTCTCTGATGAATACGAAGGGCTGAGATGTAACAGAAGCTTTTTCCACACTCATCACATGTATGAGACATCTCTCCTGAGTGTAATTGTTGATGGAAATCAAAGATGGAGACATCACTGAAGGACTGTTTATATCCATTGCCCTGGGAAGATTTCTGTCTTGTGTGAATTACAGACAGTCCTGCCTCAGACTGGCTGGGGAAATCACCTTCTCTGGAGAACTGAGAGCTATTTATCACCAAGTCTTGAGACCTAGTTAAATCACTTGCAATTTTTTCCCAGATTTGCTGGCAGGACCACTCTTGATCTGTTCCTGCTTCTGAAATAATCTCCATCTCAGTTTGGATCTTGTCTCCTATCAGAATACACAATTAAAAGACGAGGACAAGTGAAGCCTTTGTTCAGTGTTATCAAGATTTCACTTAGGCCATGGCATGAAACTCTCAAGAGTACAGGCaacattcagtttttatttttcaagtgcaCCATAATTTCCAGTTTGGATGAGGCCAATTTCGAACTAAACCAAGTATCATATGTAAAATGCTTGGTAGAAATAAAAGACttacaaaaaacaatagatgttgacATGGGTGTGGTGAAAAGAaacacttatatactgctggtgtgaatgtaaattagtacaacctctacgaaaagcagtatggagattctctaaagaactaaaagtggatctaccatttgatccagcaatcccactactgtctgcccaaaggaaaagaagtcattacatcAAAAGGACACCTGCACGCCTATATTTATTATAGCACAATTCACATTTTCAAAGATagggaaccaacctaagtgcctatcaaccaacgagtggataaagaaaatgtggtatatatacaccatggaatactattcagccataggaaaatgaaataatgtcttttgcagcaacttggatggagctggaggccattattctaagtaaagtaactcaggaatggaaaaccaaataccatgttttcacttagaagtgggagctcagctatgggtatgcaaaggcatacagagtgatataatggactatGGAGACTCAAAATGGGGAGGCTGGAAGGCAGGGTAAAGGATAAAAAGCTACAagttgggtacagtgtatactactcaggtgatgggtacactaaaatctcagacttcaccattaGGCAATTCATGTAACCCAAAACCACTATACCCCAAAagctactgaaaaaaaatttttttgaataaaataaaggcaataataaaattaatatgataCAAACATTATACCTGCTACTCTTCCTAGTGAATTTCCTAATCAGTCTAAAATCTTGCATGGTAAATTATGAAActaataaattatgtatataataaaatatgaatcaaACCCAActttaaagaaaagtaatataATCAATACTTGGTACATTTGTGTTTATATTGTGTATCCTTACAAAGTAAAGATATTAACCTCACTCAAAATGGGGTCTGGATGTTCTCCTCAGGATCTAAGAGGTAATTTCTAGGAGTTTATGCCTGAGGAGAGTGTCTTTGTTTGCTTGGAGGCAAAACTAGGTCACTGGAAAGTGAAGCAATATGATTTAGGGTTGTGGCTGGCCACGCCTTTGGGGGTTGGTGCCCCCCATGTCACAAAGAGCAATGTGATTTAAGGTGGGGCTTTAGGTTACACGCAATCAGTGGCCCAGGAGACTGACTAGCCACATGGGAATCAATCAACAAATAATGGCTATGTAATGGAGCCTCAAAAATTACTTGTAAAACCAGGGCTCAGGTGAGCTTTCCTGATTCGCTGTACTCTCTACGTCACACCTTAATTCTAGGAATGTAACGCATCCTACTTTATCGCAAGAATACAAGATCCTCATTTGGTACTTCCCAGaactgtttcttatttttctcttggtgAAATGTAATGTGCACCTCTACCCTGTAAATATCCATAACTTTTAGTGTAAAAGCATTCAGTGAGTTCTGCTTGCCTTTCTAAGTAATTACTGAATGTGAAGGTAGTTTTGGAAAATCCCCACACTTGCAGTTGGTGTGAAGTGAGAATGATCTTCTGTAAACTCTTGCTCTAAACTGTGTAGTCAGTTAAACTCTTCACAATAATATCAAAGGCCTATGAGTGTTTATATCTACATATTCATAATATTCCTATACAAGAATTTTGCATAACatgtatctttaattttatttttctgtagatgtGAACAATACTTTGGTTATCTGAAATAGGTAAGAAACACAACAGCAGTTTTGATGGGAATCTGAAAGGTTGGACCTGACAGGGGGCATACAAAGGGTGATGCTCCTGATGAGAAAATGAAAGGTGATGAGAACACTTGGGATAAAAAGAATGCCTGAGGGGTCATGCCCTGGTTGGTTCCATGGGGGAGTATTAgactctcattaaaaaaaaaaaaaaaaagagcagaggctaggcgcagtggctcacgtctgtaatttcagcactttgagaggccaaggcaggtggatcgcttgagcccaggagttggtgaccagcctggttaacatggtgaaaccctgtctctactaaaaatacaaaaattagccgggtgtggtggcgcatgcctataatcccagctacatgggaggctgaggtataaaaatcatgtgaacccaggaggcagaggttgcagtgagctgagatcatgccaatgccctccagcatgggtgacagagtgagaccctgtctcaaaaaaaagaaaaaagaagaaaaaagagggcaGAAAATATATGACATAGATAAATATGCCTTTATACCTATTTCCAAATGGCATAATATAGACAAGAAGtgagctgtgaaataaatttaaaaccttcTAATGAGCATTTAggaaaaaagaactagaaaagaaatgatCACATCTTCATGACAAGCAAGAAAGGTATCATTTCATGAAATGCCTACTAAAGTAACCCATAAACATCTACATGCATGAAAAATGTTTGTCCTGGTTATGGTGAAAGATGTGTTTCTTACTATGACTCACActcataaaaatgttgaaaactttGGTCAGGATATTACCAAGTCCTAAATTAAGTCAGTCAGATGGAAAGATAACTTCCAAGGCTGAATCTCGGAAAAGAGTAATAGGTAAATGTGTACCCAATGGTACACACTGGAATATGGATATATTTAACACACTGTTACTTAAAGAGGTTTTTGGGGAGGAGAGAGTCTCTTTCAGGGTGTTGATGTTTTGAGAGGGCAGTTTCCTGATTCCTTCCAAGTTATAAAGTTGAAAATAGAGCACTaggtctctaaaaaataaaggaaaacattatgttgtaaaaatctatattcttttatgtttttaacaaTTAAATTTGCAAACAATGATGAAGATggagaaatatacatatttttgaacaAAGATGACCAGAAATGTAGGCAATGTTCTGCTGCGTGAATTGTGTTGCTCTCTTCCTCATCCTTCCCCATCCAGGAGAAGGAGAAACCTGGGGTCAGTGACGTGCATGCAGACTTTGGAAAGGCAAATGGGCTGCAGATGGGTAAATGTCTCAAAGGAAAGCTATCTGGGAAGCTGGTTATTATCTGACACATCacaaaatggagattttttttccccttgtagaAAAGCTGTCTCACTAGCAGACATCAGCATGCTCATTCAAAAATGATTTCCTTCCAGAAATGAGTATGCTTCCTATGAAAAGCTCCAGGATAAGTCACAGGGAAGGCATATTGATCAGTgtggtaataaaaataatgcttaGAAGTTTCCATGCGATGTGGGCCCACTGTAAACACACAATGTAGTCAAATAAGGGAATCTAAGAATGTTCTAATTAAATACATGGCCACTGGAAGACAAAAAACATGTTCTGCAATATCTCTCTTTCAGCGTAGTTTGTGTTTCACTTCTTAGCTCTCTCCATGATTCCAGGAGACAGTGAAGTCACCCCATTCAATGGCTCATACATCAGGttaacaaatatttggaaacctgCTATGTACCGGGACTATTCTAGACACTGAAAATACAGCCAGAAGAGTTAAAATTTCTTAGACATTACAGTCCAGCAGGTAGAAGTGACAGATAAACAGAAGTTTATGAGACTTGGTACAAGACAGCACAAGAAGAATCAAAATAGAACGGAATTATAGACAGTGGTTTGGGATGGCTTCTCTCATgactttaaaactgaaaagaaacctgAATAACTGAAGGAGATGCCAGAAGGTTTTAAGGTGACAGAGTATTCCAATGACTGAGATAAGCAAGTAAGGACTGAGTCAGAAGCTTCTGTAGAGACAGAATAATGGTTCCTAAAGGATGTCCACATCCAGTCCCCAGGACCTATGATCATGTATACAGCAGGGGCATAGAGGTTGTAGATGCAATTAAGGTTGCTAGTCAGTTAACCAGAGAAGAggaagatcatcctggattatccaggagTGATCAATATAATTACAAGGGATGCAAAAGGTGAAAGAAGGCATAAGAAGAGTGGCAGAGGGAGCATGACTATGCGGATGCAAGTTGCtgcctttgaagatggaggaagggaagcAAGACCCAAGGAGTGTGGACAGTGCCTAGACACTGATAAACCAAAGCAAAGGCTTCTCCCCAAGAGCATCCAGAAAACATGAAGCCCTACAGACAACTTGATAACTGCCCAGTGAGATGTATCACACTTCATCCCTAAAgaacacaaaaacaataaatgtttgttactCAGTCTGCTAAGTCTGTGATCATTGGGTACCAGCAAAAGGCAACACAGTGTCCTTGGGAGGACAGAGAAACAGCAGGGAGAATAATGTGGCTGGTAAAGACAGAGCAACAGGGAGAGGACAGGAGATGCAGTTAGAGAGGTGGCAGAGAGGGGATGAATGGCAGAACACAGGTTCTCTAAAAGTCAATTAAAGAGGTTgtaactttaataaaaataagccaAACAGGCTTTTGAGCTGAGGAATGACAATCTGACTTACATTTCCCGAGGATCACTTAGGCTGCTATGAGAACAGATGTCAGGATGGGAAGGCAGGCAGCAGGGCCACCAGGTGTAAGATGGTTGTCAATAATCCAAGAAAGAGGTTTGGCGATTCAGGCCAGGGCAATGGATTTGAGCACAGACAGAAGTAAAACAGATGGAAGAGACGTACAGGGATTCACAGTTGCTTGATTCTTACCTGAATTCCCTTCTCTTTGGGTTGCTGTCTTCATCATCCAAATCTTTTCTTCCCTTAGGAAGTGGAAAGTATCCCTGTGGAATGCTTGATGTCCTGCAAATAGGCAACACATTCTAGGTAACATCAAGGTAAAATTTACTAGAAATTTAGGTTCTCACTGCACACTCCAACTTGAACCATAGGTTCAAGTTACTAATTAAGACTTGAAACTTTGTACCCTAGGATACAAAGCCGCTTCTGGGGCCTGATGTTCTGTCCTCACCCACTGACAGCAGGTTCCTGAagttctccagcatcacatcTTGGTACAGCTTCCTCTGGGCAAGGTCCAGCAGCCCCAGCTC
This window encodes:
- the ZNF224 gene encoding zinc finger protein 224 is translated as MTMFKEAMTFKDVAVVFTEEELGLLDLAQRKLYQDVMLENFRNLLSVGHQAFHRDTFHFLREEKIWMMKTATQREGNSGDKIQTEMEIISEAGTDQEWSCQQIWEKIASDLTRSQDLVINSSQFSREGDFPSQSEAGLSVIHTRQKSSQGNGYKQSFSDVSIFDFHQQLHSGEMSHTCDECGKSFCYISALRIHQRVHMGEKRYKCDVCGKEFSQSSHLQTHQRVHTGEKPFKCVECGKGFSRRSALNVHHKLHTGEKPYNCEECGKAFIHDSQLQEHQRIHTGDKPFKCDICGKSFCGRSRLNRHSMVHTGEKPFRCDTCGRSFRQRSALNSHRMIHTGEKPYKCEECGKGFICRRDLYTHHMVHTGEKPYNCKDCGKNFRWASCLLKHQRVHSGEKPFKCEECGKGFYTNSQCYSHQRSHSGEKPYKCVECGKGYKRRLDLDFHQRVHTGEKLYNCKECGKSFSRAPCLLKHERLHSGEKPFQCEECGKRFTQNSHLHSHQRVHTGEKPYKCEKCGKGYNSKFNLDMHQKVHTGERPYNCKECGKSFGWASCLLKHQRLHSGEKPFKCEECGKRFTQNSQLHSHQRVHTGEKPYKCDECGKGFRWSSTRLTHQRRHSRETPLKCEEHGKNIVWNSFSKVQEKVHSVEKPYKCDDCGKGYNRRLNLEVHQRVHVGEKTWKCRECDMCFSRASSLQLHQNVHVGEKP